DNA sequence from the bacterium genome:
AATCTCGGTCACGAATCTCAGCGTCTGCCGAGCATGTTCAAGAGCTCGGTCCCACTCCGACGCCTCTAGGCTTCTTAGCAACTCATCTCCCCAACGATCAACCAGCGCCAAGTCCTCAAGCGCCGACCTTCGGTTCGCTGCTCTAGTCGCTTCCTGGGCCGCGGTCTCGGCGTCGGTCGCCTTTATCTTGGCGTCCTTGGCTGCCCGCGCCGCGCTGATCGCAAAGCAGAGACCAGCAATCGTGACCCCTAGCCCAACCAGTCCTACGATCAGACCCCAGGTGTTCGTATCGTGGAAATCCATCAGTAGCTTCCGCCCACCGTCCAGCCATAGCAGGACTACTGCGTGCGACTCCTGTACAGGCTGCGAGTGACAGCTGACCTTCTGCTATTCCTTCTCCAGCACCTTCCCGGCCGCCAGGACCATCCGCTGGATGTTGCCCTGGGCGTCGAGGGCGAGCAGGGCGCAGCGGGCGTCCGATCTGTAGCCGCCGAAGTGGCACATCCCCGCGCCGGCGTCGGCGTACAGGTACACATGGTGGCTGCCGTCGGCGAAGATGATGTCGGCCGCCGAGGCGCTCGCCGGCTGGCCCTGGTCGGTCGTGACGGGCAGTGACTTCACTGCCTGGACCGGGCTGGCCTGCCCGGCGGGCGTGGGGTACACGACGTACGTCACGCGCGACGGGCCGCTCGTCTTCCACTCGTACAGCGCTGTGGGCACCGGGCGCCACGGGCCGTTGGCCCAGCCCTGCACCGGCTCCTCCTCCAGGCCTTTCACGACGCGGAGGCTCAGGCCCTCGCGCGGCGCCGCCGTGATCTGCACAGCGGCGTCCGTCGTGGGCGTGGCCACGGTCAGGCCGTTCACCGTGGCCTCATCGGCGGCGAAGTGGAACAGGCTCTCGACCTGGTGCTCCTTGCCATCGGTGGGGGTGAGCACATCGGTGATGATCCAGTAGCTGGGCTTGACGAACAGGATGCTGCGGCGGTGGGTGGCCGGGACGGTCACCTGCTTGCGGTCGCCGTAGCCGAAGTCGTAGGTGCCCTCGACGAAGTCCCACTGGTCGCTCGTCAGCCAGAGGTTGTCCAGGGGCTGGAAGGGGTAAGGCAGCACCCAGGTCTGCCGCTCACCGCCGTTGCGTTGGTCGAGGCCGTCCACACGGATCGTGTTGTGGCCTCGCGTCGAGAGCACATAGCGCCGCCAGCGGGAGCGGTCGTACATGTAGACCCCGCCCTCGGTCAGCACCGTCTTGCCGTAGGCATAGGCCTGGAAGCCCAGCTTGTCCTCATGCTGGTGGCCGCTGCCCCACGGGCCGGCGTCGAAGTGCAGCAGCAGGTCCTGCGGCCTCCAACCGGTGCGCATGACATAGTGACCGCTATAGGGGAAGGCGACGGAGTCATCCGCGGGCGACTTGCCCTCCTGGCCCTTGGTGGCGCCCCACTTGAAGTCCGCGCGCTCCGGGTAGTACTCCGCCGCCTGCTCCAGCAGCTTCTGCGGGTTGCTGGACCACGAGTCATTGAACCCGAAGACCTGCCGGTCCGGCCGCATCGCGTAGAGCTGGTAGTTGTACATGCACTCCAGTCGCCGCTTGTAGTCCGCCGGCACCTCGTCCATCAGGTTGTTCAGCTTCGTCAGCTTCAGCACGTTGGAGAACTCGTCCACCACCCAGTTGTTGTAGCCCAGCGCCAACTCGACTTCCATCCCGTCGGGATAGACTTCCTTGTCCAGTTGGCCGTACAGGCGCTCGATGGCGATCTTCCGCCACTCCGGGGCGCGCTGGAACTCGGGGAACAGCATGCCGATGGTCAGCACGCCCATGGATTCGCAGGTGAGCCAGTTGGCGCCGGTGGGGTTCTTGACCAGGTGCTCGGCGTGCTCGTACTCGGACTTCAGGATCTTCACGAGCACCTCGGGGGTGAAGGCCGGGCTGTCGAGGCACTTGAAGAGCGCATCGGGCCACGAGCTGCTGGCGCGGATGCCGGTGTTCAGCGTCTCCCAGGCGTGGTGGTAGGGCGAGTTGCCCGACTGCCACAGCAGCACCGGACAGTCCTCGATCCACGCCACCCACTGGTTCGCCAGCTCCTGGGCGTACTTGTTGTCCCCGGTGTTCCAGTACGCGTCCACGAGGGGCTTGAAGTGGAAGTGGCGGTTGAACTGCGCGTTCCACTCGATGGTGGCGCTCTCGCCCTCGGTCATGGCGTTGTACGACCAGTCTATGCGCCCCTCGGGCTTGTAGGTGCCCTTGATGAAGGTGAACTCGTGCTTCATGATCTTCTCGGCGTTGCCCGTGCCATACTTCGGGTTCGGCGCGGGGCGCTCCCAGGTGTTCGTGAACCACTTGGGCTCGCGTCGCTGGCGCAGATGCGCCGCCAGCGCGACCGCCGCCGCGGCATAATCGTGCTTGTCCACGGCGGCCTTCACCGCCGCCAGGTCAGGGCGCTGCAGATCGAGCGCCTGGTAGAACTCCTCGTCCGTCATGCGTGGGCCGCTGCCGATGTCCGACACCGCAATCACCTTCAGGTCATCGAGAATGACGACATCCGCCGGGTCGATGGTCACAGCGGGGTCCCAGGCGGCGTGCAACTGCACTTGGTCAATCTGCTGCCAGCCCAGCGGCGAGCGCGCCTTGCCGACCTCCGCGCACGGGACGACATAATGCCGCCAACCGGTGAAGTCGAGCCGGAGCGTCAGGCTGTAGTAGTCCGGCCCCTCCTTGGTCTTGTCCTCGGAGGAGAGGATAACCCATACGCGCGAGCCGGAGGCCTGGGCACTGTGCAGCCAGAAGGAGAGGGCGTTGCCGCCCGACCAGTCATGGGGGATCTGGTTCGTCTGGATGCTCGGGCCCTTGGCGAACTCCCAGCGGATCGCGCCCTTGCCCTGCTTGATGGTGGTCGTCTCGAGGGTAGCGTTCTTGCCCCACGGGGCGGCGTCGTCGCAGTCGCTCACCACCAGGTCAGCGGCGGCGCAGGCGGACGACAGGCACAGGGCGAGCAGCAGGCAGCGCATGGTGACGGCCTCACGGTCGGAGTGGTAGGTGAGCAGTTCCCGACGCGCGTCCGGTTCCCCTGCGTGGCAGAACGCGGCGGGGTACGAGCCCCGCCCTACAGGTCCTACCACTGCTTCACGAGTTCCGCCGGCGCGCCGCAGAAGCTCAGCGCCATCCGGAACATCGCCTGCATCTCCACCGCCATCATCTGGTTGTCGGCGATGAGGTTGTGCTCCTGACACGGGTCGTCGGGCAGGTAGTATAGCTCGTGGCGGCTGTCGTCCCGGGTCATCACCAGCGACCAGCCATCTTCGTGCGTCAGCGTAACGCCGACGCCCATGCGGCTGCGGTCGCGCACGCAGCCGGCGGAGAAGGCCAGCTCCCGCAGGCGCACGTCCGCGCCGCCCAGGATGGGCACGAGGCTGCGGCCGTGGGGGCGCTTGGTGTCGCTGACGCCGCACAGTTCCAGGATCGTGGGCCGCAGGTCCACGGGTTGCACGAGCTGGCTCTTGCGCTCGCCCCGAGGCCCGTCCGGCAGGCGGATGAGCAGCGGCTCGCGCGTGATCTCCTGGTACAGCGGCCAGGGGTCCTCCGCCGAGCCGCTCTTGCCGATGCGCCCGTGCTCGCCCAGGTAGAACCCGTGGTCCGAGGTGAAGATGATCGCGGTGTCATCGAACAGGCCGAGGTCCTCGATCTGGCGCAGCAGCACGCCGATGCTCTTGTCCACCAGCGTCAGCTCCCCGCAGTAGGCCGCGTGGCA
Encoded proteins:
- a CDS encoding heparinase II/III family protein produces the protein MRCLLLALCLSSACAAADLVVSDCDDAAPWGKNATLETTTIKQGKGAIRWEFAKGPSIQTNQIPHDWSGGNALSFWLHSAQASGSRVWVILSSEDKTKEGPDYYSLTLRLDFTGWRHYVVPCAEVGKARSPLGWQQIDQVQLHAAWDPAVTIDPADVVILDDLKVIAVSDIGSGPRMTDEEFYQALDLQRPDLAAVKAAVDKHDYAAAAVALAAHLRQRREPKWFTNTWERPAPNPKYGTGNAEKIMKHEFTFIKGTYKPEGRIDWSYNAMTEGESATIEWNAQFNRHFHFKPLVDAYWNTGDNKYAQELANQWVAWIEDCPVLLWQSGNSPYHHAWETLNTGIRASSSWPDALFKCLDSPAFTPEVLVKILKSEYEHAEHLVKNPTGANWLTCESMGVLTIGMLFPEFQRAPEWRKIAIERLYGQLDKEVYPDGMEVELALGYNNWVVDEFSNVLKLTKLNNLMDEVPADYKRRLECMYNYQLYAMRPDRQVFGFNDSWSSNPQKLLEQAAEYYPERADFKWGATKGQEGKSPADDSVAFPYSGHYVMRTGWRPQDLLLHFDAGPWGSGHQHEDKLGFQAYAYGKTVLTEGGVYMYDRSRWRRYVLSTRGHNTIRVDGLDQRNGGERQTWVLPYPFQPLDNLWLTSDQWDFVEGTYDFGYGDRKQVTVPATHRRSILFVKPSYWIITDVLTPTDGKEHQVESLFHFAADEATVNGLTVATPTTDAAVQITAAPREGLSLRVVKGLEEEPVQGWANGPWRPVPTALYEWKTSGPSRVTYVVYPTPAGQASPVQAVKSLPVTTDQGQPASASAADIIFADGSHHVYLYADAGAGMCHFGGYRSDARCALLALDAQGNIQRMVLAAGKVLEKE